One genomic window of Leptospira perdikensis includes the following:
- the mce gene encoding mammalian cell entry protein Mce codes for MPTIGRALIVGLLFIFSLVAVGYFTIVTEGGPFQKSGYQLPVYFPDAEGIKIGNKVTIHGVPFGYVSKIRLVQIDEYGTLLPDGETGIGTKVELTLLLKGKVQLFSNYEITIKNESLLSGRVVALDPGSKFPVDPKTKEYMLAEPALTKVEISPRSGKLMPIQGKVTQDPLVSLSELIAENRSDIRKTVQNIANITGKINEGQGTLGKLINESDVHKSVNTTLGDAQVVLKELREGLEDTREQAPVTSFIRSALSAF; via the coding sequence ATGCCTACCATAGGTCGTGCTCTCATCGTTGGACTTCTGTTTATCTTTTCTCTTGTGGCTGTGGGTTATTTCACAATTGTCACAGAAGGTGGTCCTTTTCAAAAATCGGGATACCAACTTCCCGTTTATTTTCCTGATGCGGAAGGTATCAAAATCGGAAACAAAGTCACCATCCATGGAGTTCCCTTTGGATATGTTTCTAAAATTCGATTGGTGCAGATCGACGAATATGGAACCCTTCTCCCCGACGGCGAGACAGGAATTGGAACCAAGGTAGAACTCACCTTGCTTTTAAAAGGGAAAGTACAACTCTTCTCGAATTACGAAATCACAATTAAGAACGAAAGCCTTTTATCGGGTCGTGTGGTGGCCCTGGACCCCGGTTCCAAGTTTCCCGTGGATCCAAAAACGAAAGAATATATGCTCGCGGAACCTGCTCTCACCAAAGTGGAAATCTCTCCCAGATCAGGAAAACTCATGCCCATCCAAGGAAAGGTAACCCAAGACCCACTCGTCTCTCTTTCCGAACTCATCGCCGAGAATCGTTCTGACATCCGGAAAACAGTGCAAAATATAGCCAATATCACAGGGAAAATCAACGAAGGACAGGGAACCCTTGGAAAACTGATCAACGAAAGTGATGTCCACAAGTCCGTAAACACAACGCTCGGTGATGCCCAAGTGGTTTTGAAAGAACTAAGAGAAGGCCTTGAAGATACGAGAGAACAAGCTCCGGTGACTAGTTTCATTCGCTCCGCACTCAGTGCTTTTTAA